In Leifsonia sp. ZF2019, a genomic segment contains:
- the xrtR gene encoding exosortase R yields the protein MSAELAETVALPRRRADRGRRGFPLGRIAAWLTALALVAVGVLVMLNERVVREFEAHAMVWIAHDLLGSEAVLAFRGGNPAIAFPAGDGWVLAVITVQCAIALYLGPIAILAGMLALRRGVRIHRVILAAAAGVVGMMLLSLVRLGLLMYAWGTWGIEAFRWVHGPVGTILMLVGMAGALVLMAVVAFKRPPGSTRPTPRGRRAATAPRASDD from the coding sequence ATGTCGGCTGAGCTCGCTGAGACCGTCGCGCTTCCCCGCCGCCGTGCCGACCGTGGGCGCCGCGGGTTCCCGCTCGGGCGCATCGCCGCGTGGCTGACCGCCCTCGCCCTCGTGGCCGTCGGCGTGCTCGTCATGTTGAACGAGCGGGTCGTCCGCGAGTTCGAGGCGCACGCGATGGTCTGGATCGCCCACGACCTGCTCGGCTCCGAGGCCGTCCTCGCGTTCCGCGGGGGAAATCCCGCGATCGCGTTCCCCGCCGGCGACGGCTGGGTGCTCGCGGTCATCACCGTCCAGTGCGCGATCGCGCTCTACCTCGGACCGATCGCGATCTTGGCGGGGATGCTCGCTCTGCGGCGCGGAGTCCGGATCCACCGTGTGATCCTCGCAGCGGCGGCCGGCGTGGTCGGCATGATGCTGCTCAGCCTCGTCCGCCTCGGACTGCTCATGTATGCCTGGGGCACCTGGGGTATCGAAGCGTTCCGCTGGGTCCACGGACCGGTCGGGACCATCTTGATGCTCGTCGGGATGGCCGGTGCGCTGGTCCTCATGGCCGTCGTCGCCTTCAAGCGGCCTCCCGGTAGCACCCGCCCCACCCCGCGTGGCCGGCGCGCCGCGACCGCTCCCCGCGCCTCGGACGACTAG
- a CDS encoding LTA synthase family protein, whose amino-acid sequence MITVDQMVLNLAGGADGVTTGDTSLVDSFIVDGLLTPVLVVAASAGVYAGLIALTRRAAKRQPKRSSTPSTTKSATGWRALALSLSIFLVVGTAPALANQVSLTQTIAAQASTDSLSDVYRDPADVTAPETKRNLVTIYLESMEPTFADATLFGRNLLAPLDSVTGDGWTQIDSLAQGDGLGWTMAGIVATQCGIPIKSASGGASAEAADEGGTGANGEEVFNEIGANAEHYIPGITCLGDVLADAGYTNHFMGGADGTFANKKLFMMDHGYTDFMDKSTWKAAGETRMNTWGLEDERLFAHAADKVDELRATGVPFNLTMLSVDSHRPGLPGSTCTDAGSDLERAISCSMTYVSGFVRHLEKIGALNDTVVVLMGDHKYMMPDDQLFDGKSAAGVTRTVFNRFWSPEGATVHEPSTDQYAMLPSMLELLGFEVPEGRAGIGVSAVGDHPRAGTLYALDPAARNRLVLAPSRDLYARFWDSP is encoded by the coding sequence GTGATCACGGTGGATCAGATGGTCCTCAACCTCGCCGGAGGGGCCGATGGAGTCACCACCGGGGACACCTCCCTGGTGGACAGCTTCATCGTCGACGGACTCCTGACGCCCGTGCTGGTGGTCGCGGCGTCCGCCGGTGTCTACGCGGGACTCATCGCGCTCACACGCCGCGCCGCGAAGCGGCAGCCGAAGCGATCCTCCACGCCCTCGACGACGAAGTCCGCCACGGGCTGGCGTGCGCTCGCACTCTCCCTCTCGATCTTCCTCGTCGTCGGCACCGCGCCTGCTCTGGCGAACCAGGTGTCCTTGACGCAGACGATCGCCGCCCAGGCGTCGACGGACTCGCTCAGCGACGTGTACCGCGACCCGGCGGATGTCACGGCGCCGGAGACGAAGCGGAACCTCGTCACGATCTACCTCGAGTCGATGGAACCCACGTTCGCCGACGCGACGCTGTTCGGCCGCAACCTCCTCGCTCCCCTCGACTCCGTCACCGGCGACGGGTGGACGCAGATCGACTCCCTCGCCCAAGGGGACGGACTCGGCTGGACGATGGCCGGGATCGTCGCGACACAGTGCGGCATCCCGATCAAGAGTGCGTCCGGCGGCGCCTCCGCGGAGGCGGCGGACGAAGGAGGCACCGGAGCGAACGGCGAGGAGGTCTTCAACGAGATCGGCGCCAACGCCGAGCACTACATCCCCGGAATCACCTGCCTCGGAGATGTGCTCGCGGACGCGGGATACACGAACCATTTCATGGGAGGCGCCGACGGCACCTTCGCGAACAAGAAACTGTTCATGATGGACCACGGGTACACGGACTTCATGGACAAGAGCACGTGGAAAGCCGCGGGCGAGACCAGGATGAACACCTGGGGCCTCGAGGACGAGCGGCTGTTCGCCCACGCAGCGGACAAGGTGGACGAGCTCCGCGCGACGGGCGTCCCCTTCAACCTCACGATGCTGAGCGTCGACTCCCACAGGCCGGGCCTCCCCGGAAGCACCTGCACCGATGCAGGCAGCGATCTCGAGCGGGCCATCTCCTGCTCGATGACGTACGTCTCCGGGTTCGTCCGTCACCTGGAGAAAATCGGCGCCCTGAACGACACGGTCGTCGTCCTCATGGGCGATCACAAGTACATGATGCCCGACGACCAGCTGTTCGACGGCAAGTCCGCCGCCGGCGTCACGCGGACGGTCTTCAACCGATTCTGGTCGCCCGAGGGCGCGACCGTCCATGAGCCGTCCACGGACCAGTACGCCATGCTCCCGTCGATGCTCGAGCTGCTGGGCTTCGAGGTACCCGAGGGCCGCGCAGGCATCGGGGTGTCGGCCGTGGGAGACCATCCCCGCGCGGGGACGCTCTACGCCCTCGATCCGGCGGCGCGGAACCGCCTCGTGCTGGCGCCGTCCCGGGATCTCTACGCGCGGTTCTGGGACAGCCCGTGA
- a CDS encoding NAD-dependent epimerase/dehydratase family protein yields MAVFAITGGRGRIGSSVIPRLIGHGHRVRSIDIVDGRDGAPGEEVRASIGDRDALAAAFRGAGTVVHLAGAASERPWDEILSTNIDGTRNVLQAAYSAGVPRVLLASSIHALGCAPASTARSALVLPPRPDTYYGVSKAAMEALGSLYADQFGMAVVSARICTFAERPEDSRSLATWLSPGDATRLIEAAAAIREPGHHIVWGVSANRPGWFPLEEGEAIGYFPQDDAVAVAERAGGPAEPPSLEVPLGAPFGDSRHPVGLAW; encoded by the coding sequence ATGGCGGTGTTCGCGATCACGGGCGGGCGGGGCCGCATCGGGAGTTCGGTGATCCCGCGCCTGATCGGCCACGGTCACCGCGTGCGGTCGATCGACATCGTCGACGGCCGGGACGGCGCGCCGGGCGAGGAGGTACGTGCGTCCATCGGCGATCGGGATGCGCTGGCCGCGGCGTTCCGGGGCGCTGGCACGGTCGTCCACCTCGCCGGAGCCGCGTCCGAGCGCCCGTGGGACGAGATCCTCTCGACGAACATCGACGGCACCCGCAACGTGCTCCAGGCTGCGTACTCGGCGGGGGTGCCGCGGGTGCTCCTGGCGAGTTCCATCCACGCGCTCGGTTGCGCGCCGGCCTCGACGGCGCGCAGTGCACTGGTGCTGCCGCCCCGACCGGACACCTACTACGGCGTGAGCAAGGCGGCGATGGAGGCGCTCGGCAGCCTCTACGCCGATCAGTTCGGGATGGCCGTGGTGTCGGCGCGCATCTGCACGTTCGCCGAGCGGCCCGAGGACTCGCGGTCGCTCGCCACGTGGCTCTCGCCGGGGGACGCGACGCGGCTGATCGAGGCGGCGGCGGCGATCCGCGAGCCCGGCCACCACATCGTCTGGGGCGTGTCCGCCAACCGGCCAGGCTGGTTCCCCCTCGAAGAGGGAGAGGCGATCGGCTACTTCCCGCAGGACGACGCCGTCGCGGTGGCGGAGCGCGCCGGCGGCCCGGCCGAGCCGCCGAGCCTCGAGGTTCCGCTCGGCGCTCCGTTCGGCGACAGCCGGCATCCGGTGGGGCTGGCCTGGTAG
- a CDS encoding phytanoyl-CoA dioxygenase family protein, with protein sequence MSLTTEQSNKQWAFERMGYLVIRQAVSPELVALLKSRIAEVHQARTEASREHVRKLYRIYDEAPELFEKVFESPKLREELINILGPNVVYVKNRHNQAALNTGDQTNVESRLHRDILYPTRGVVTAALYLDESTVENGATVVIPGSHRLPFVGVTQIDPPGGGTWMDEHGEYAGLSAQALAVPMRAGDILLFDGLLFHTVGANQTEDPRTSVIMGFRSADELDANPDTERQKLIAGEFLYRGNN encoded by the coding sequence ATGAGTCTGACGACGGAACAGAGCAACAAGCAATGGGCGTTTGAGCGAATGGGCTATCTCGTAATTCGCCAGGCTGTCTCGCCTGAGCTGGTCGCACTCTTGAAGTCGCGTATCGCCGAAGTACACCAAGCCCGGACAGAAGCGAGTAGGGAACATGTCCGGAAGCTTTACCGCATTTACGATGAGGCACCCGAGTTGTTCGAGAAGGTGTTCGAGTCTCCCAAGCTTCGTGAAGAGCTGATTAATATCCTTGGTCCCAACGTGGTCTACGTGAAGAACCGGCACAATCAGGCCGCACTGAACACCGGGGATCAGACGAACGTCGAATCCCGGCTGCACCGGGACATTCTCTATCCGACCCGAGGCGTTGTAACTGCGGCTCTCTACTTGGACGAGTCCACGGTCGAGAACGGCGCAACTGTCGTCATTCCTGGCTCGCATCGTCTGCCATTTGTTGGCGTGACCCAGATCGACCCACCCGGCGGAGGCACATGGATGGACGAGCATGGCGAGTATGCGGGGCTTTCCGCGCAAGCGCTCGCCGTTCCCATGCGAGCGGGTGACATCCTTCTTTTCGATGGATTGCTCTTCCACACCGTCGGAGCAAACCAGACCGAGGATCCTCGCACGAGCGTCATCATGGGGTTCAGAAGCGCTGACGAACTCGATGCAAATCCGGACACTGAAAGACAAAAGCTGATCGCAGGTGAATTCCTGTATCGCGGCAACAACTAG
- a CDS encoding glycosyltransferase family 2 protein, which translates to MTSLSVCMLARNEEDNIGRSLQTTVDFADEVVVVDNGSTDATADVATSMGARVIYRPNALLDEGREAYLRAAACDWILVIDADEVITSADGLRLRAILAATPADVAGYALPRHDYLGDGRWANGRLLRLFRRSPRVHYEGGSVHATPWAEVKRLGRVDVENYVPIHHLDLLINGSSRRKRDTYRIAMERAIAKGQDTGAFAAYLAAEYAALGSYDEAIAVMQPVVDSEPTARNLVFTAQFLARADRLDVAEGFATRALALGPRFREQATTVLCEGAIERGDVQRARSLLAELAAQAPNSPSVHLNLAAVSEYVGCDDRTDLHVENAVRLNPLLDNPLTFRHVTGPALYRHQDAILSIAEGILARLKARIITES; encoded by the coding sequence ATGACGAGCCTCTCAGTGTGCATGCTTGCGCGGAATGAGGAAGACAACATCGGCAGGAGCCTGCAAACTACTGTCGATTTCGCCGACGAGGTGGTTGTGGTTGACAACGGGTCAACTGATGCCACGGCCGACGTTGCGACGTCGATGGGAGCGCGGGTCATCTATCGCCCCAACGCTCTGCTCGACGAGGGCCGCGAAGCGTATCTGCGCGCCGCCGCATGCGATTGGATCTTGGTGATCGATGCCGACGAGGTAATCACGAGCGCTGACGGCTTGAGACTGCGCGCCATTCTCGCGGCCACCCCAGCGGACGTGGCCGGCTATGCCCTGCCCCGACACGACTACTTAGGCGATGGCAGGTGGGCAAACGGGCGCCTCCTTCGGCTATTTCGACGTTCGCCTCGCGTTCACTATGAGGGGGGCTCTGTACATGCCACACCGTGGGCCGAGGTGAAAAGACTCGGACGCGTAGATGTGGAGAACTACGTTCCCATCCACCACCTCGACCTGCTCATCAACGGCTCGTCCCGCCGCAAACGCGACACTTATCGCATCGCGATGGAGAGGGCAATCGCCAAAGGTCAGGACACCGGGGCGTTTGCCGCGTATCTCGCGGCGGAATACGCGGCGCTCGGGAGCTACGACGAAGCGATCGCGGTGATGCAACCGGTGGTCGATTCGGAGCCCACCGCGCGCAACCTGGTCTTCACCGCGCAATTTCTAGCGAGGGCCGATCGCCTCGACGTTGCGGAAGGATTCGCTACCCGAGCGCTCGCCCTCGGACCTAGATTTCGAGAGCAAGCCACCACGGTGCTTTGTGAGGGGGCGATTGAGCGCGGGGATGTGCAACGAGCGCGTTCCCTGCTGGCTGAGTTGGCTGCTCAGGCGCCGAATTCGCCCAGCGTTCACCTCAACCTGGCCGCGGTCAGCGAATACGTGGGGTGCGACGATAGGACGGACCTCCATGTTGAGAACGCGGTTCGCCTGAATCCTTTACTGGACAACCCGCTCACATTCAGGCACGTAACCGGCCCTGCCTTGTACCGTCACCAGGACGCGATCCTCTCGATTGCTGAAGGGATTCTGGCTCGGCTCAAAGCCAGAATCATCACAGAATCATGA
- a CDS encoding cytochrome C5, whose translation MSTASLDDLKNELAGRGLLTAPQIEDTFVYGPGRFSATGADVMVNVDPEVEERGPFEVDAFADAVRRLLNLTVADWGGIVDAIAGELEAAVGSEPVEEQTDLRDDLALTSIVVFADATLLSFDPPRQFPDSVIRAQLDPDLAVEDVEVDERDDDGTETLTFSSLDALLDHLSAERPES comes from the coding sequence ATGAGCACCGCATCCCTCGACGATCTGAAGAATGAGCTCGCCGGTCGCGGGCTCCTGACCGCACCGCAGATCGAGGACACCTTCGTGTACGGGCCGGGACGGTTCTCCGCCACCGGCGCGGACGTGATGGTCAACGTCGACCCGGAGGTCGAGGAGCGCGGCCCGTTCGAGGTCGATGCCTTCGCGGACGCCGTCCGGCGCCTTCTGAACCTCACCGTCGCCGACTGGGGCGGGATCGTCGATGCGATAGCCGGCGAGCTCGAAGCGGCGGTCGGGTCCGAGCCGGTCGAGGAGCAGACCGACCTGCGCGACGACCTCGCCCTCACCTCGATCGTCGTCTTCGCGGACGCGACGCTGCTGTCGTTCGACCCGCCCCGCCAGTTCCCCGACAGCGTCATCCGCGCGCAGCTCGACCCCGACCTCGCGGTCGAGGACGTCGAGGTCGACGAGCGCGACGACGACGGCACCGAGACGCTGACCTTCAGCAGCCTGGACGCCCTGCTCGACCATCTGTCGGCGGAGCGGCCGGAGAGCTGA
- a CDS encoding alpha/beta fold hydrolase, whose translation MPDLPPDSGPEPLADDPRVVTFSHGGATLVAEEAGAGRPVFLLVHGIGMGRKVFDGLVELLARHGRVVAIDQPGYGSAPEPARTLTMERTADLVAAFVRASGLGPVVLIGHSMGTQVATEVAVRHPTLVEQLVLVAPTVDRRARRLAPQLVRMARDLAVENPIVLYKGAREYLRAGPNLRGKLRAMLSHRPELAYPRIAAPTLVLRGADDQVCPPEWCRSVVASIPGAQYSEVPGHRHETMIRDPREAAERILRFVGQFAAGSSTGTAAASAAQEASSRSRSADGDPGSAV comes from the coding sequence GTGCCCGACCTCCCGCCCGACTCCGGCCCCGAGCCCCTCGCCGACGACCCACGCGTCGTCACCTTCTCCCACGGGGGCGCCACCCTCGTCGCCGAAGAGGCGGGAGCGGGCCGGCCGGTGTTCCTGCTCGTCCACGGCATCGGGATGGGCCGCAAGGTCTTCGACGGTCTCGTGGAGCTCCTCGCCCGGCACGGCCGCGTCGTCGCGATCGACCAGCCCGGGTACGGGTCCGCGCCCGAACCCGCGCGGACTCTCACGATGGAGCGCACGGCCGACCTCGTCGCCGCGTTCGTCCGTGCCTCCGGGCTTGGCCCCGTCGTGCTCATCGGGCATTCGATGGGGACGCAGGTCGCCACCGAGGTCGCGGTGCGTCATCCCACGCTGGTCGAGCAGCTGGTGCTCGTCGCGCCCACCGTGGACCGGCGGGCCAGGCGGCTCGCCCCGCAGCTGGTCCGGATGGCGCGCGACCTGGCGGTCGAGAACCCGATTGTGCTGTACAAGGGCGCGCGCGAGTACCTGCGCGCCGGGCCGAACCTGCGCGGCAAGCTGCGCGCGATGCTGAGCCACCGCCCCGAGCTCGCCTACCCGCGGATCGCTGCACCGACGCTCGTCCTGCGCGGAGCCGACGATCAGGTGTGCCCGCCCGAGTGGTGCCGGTCCGTGGTGGCCAGCATCCCGGGCGCCCAGTACTCCGAGGTCCCGGGACACCGGCACGAGACAATGATCCGCGACCCGCGCGAGGCTGCCGAGCGCATCCTGCGCTTCGTCGGCCAGTTCGCCGCGGGATCCTCGACCGGCACCGCCGCGGCGTCGGCCGCCCAGGAGGCCAGCAGCCGAAGCCGCTCGGCGGACGGGGACCCTGGCTCGGCCGTGTAG
- a CDS encoding UDP-N-acetyl glucosamine 2-epimerase, with product MIKRPLLVVRASTERPEVMGSFAERVLPGTEISTIVDRWIAERDERHRALAALPSPYGDGTASVRIAGEIRRLVEARAA from the coding sequence GTGATCAAGCGCCCGCTGCTCGTCGTCCGCGCCTCCACGGAGCGGCCCGAGGTGATGGGCTCCTTCGCCGAGCGGGTGCTGCCCGGCACCGAGATCTCCACCATCGTCGATCGCTGGATCGCCGAACGCGACGAGCGTCACAGGGCCTTGGCTGCGCTCCCCAGCCCGTACGGGGACGGGACCGCGTCCGTGCGGATCGCGGGCGAGATCCGTCGCCTCGTGGAGGCACGCGCGGCCTGA
- a CDS encoding type II toxin-antitoxin system Phd/YefM family antitoxin gives MTQIAITDARGRLASIIDEARDEPVYLTRRHRRVAAVVDADQLARLLEDAEELADIRAVDAAWEETRELGETPIPWEAVKRDLGLPL, from the coding sequence ATGACCCAGATCGCGATCACGGACGCCCGCGGCCGCCTGGCCTCGATCATCGACGAGGCGCGAGACGAGCCGGTCTACCTGACGCGCCGCCATCGACGGGTCGCGGCCGTCGTCGACGCCGATCAGCTCGCCCGGTTGCTGGAGGATGCGGAGGAGCTCGCCGACATTCGCGCGGTCGACGCCGCCTGGGAGGAGACCCGCGAACTCGGCGAGACGCCGATCCCGTGGGAGGCGGTGAAGCGCGACCTCGGCCTGCCGCTGTGA
- a CDS encoding type II toxin-antitoxin system RelE family toxin produces MTYAIEILPAAGRAIRKLPPEGRVRVGAVIELLADEPRPPAAKKLTGRPEWRVRTGDYRVLYRIEDGRLTVVVVHAGHRREVYDR; encoded by the coding sequence GTGACCTACGCGATCGAGATCCTTCCCGCGGCCGGACGTGCCATCCGCAAGCTCCCTCCCGAGGGCAGAGTCCGCGTCGGCGCGGTGATCGAACTCCTCGCAGACGAGCCCCGGCCGCCGGCGGCCAAAAAACTCACCGGTCGACCGGAGTGGCGCGTCCGCACGGGCGACTACCGCGTGCTGTATCGGATCGAGGACGGACGTCTGACGGTCGTCGTCGTCCATGCCGGGCACCGTCGCGAGGTGTACGACCGGTAG
- a CDS encoding AAA family ATPase: MHLTVVFGRVATGKSTLTDALEKVLPGVAYRKDSIKELGFEILGVGGRPFSQALGRLSIELCIRQALSALNNGVSCLLEGNFRSETIADLIARVPQDTACVLVRCDAPDDVVLDRFSARRTTGSRHPGHGDDELAIQYQTHLPEAPDWPAGTYERLDYVAGRHSIGTVVRDVRRFAGQGPAHAGTT, from the coding sequence ATGCATCTCACTGTGGTTTTCGGTCGTGTGGCAACTGGCAAATCGACACTCACCGACGCTCTAGAGAAGGTTCTTCCCGGGGTGGCCTACCGCAAGGATTCAATAAAGGAGCTCGGCTTTGAAATCCTCGGCGTGGGTGGTCGGCCCTTCTCGCAGGCTCTGGGACGACTCAGCATCGAGCTTTGTATCCGACAGGCGCTTTCGGCATTAAATAACGGTGTTTCCTGCCTCCTTGAGGGTAACTTCCGCTCGGAAACGATTGCGGATCTCATTGCCCGCGTTCCCCAAGACACCGCGTGTGTCCTCGTCCGGTGCGACGCCCCGGACGATGTGGTCCTTGACCGCTTCTCCGCGCGGAGGACGACCGGGTCGCGGCATCCCGGCCACGGCGACGATGAACTTGCGATTCAGTATCAGACCCACCTCCCGGAGGCCCCGGATTGGCCAGCTGGAACATACGAACGCCTCGACTACGTCGCCGGGCGCCACTCGATTGGCACAGTCGTTCGGGATGTTCGCCGCTTCGCCGGGCAAGGGCCAGCTCACGCGGGAACCACATGA
- a CDS encoding ATP-binding cassette domain-containing protein: protein MIATSSFMAELAGGGSNASAWLIAVGALLIVQQLALYGQRLLTELTASRVDSRLVAAAIDVRSTAQLDSAFGDATGVGADVAEQLRNGWQSPGRGVAALFPLAIRMLQGLLLAVLVLVAGHPAAAILSASAAICLRVAYTRSLHSLVRGTKRLEALRRRRDYVRRFAANPNDAADVLVFGMGGFLAAKDHDHAEQYSRALWKLKRASTIRPLLLALLAGLCCVALALATVALTVGPTRAVLIGLQGVIMIGRLGRYYPECDAYIEYGAQSLMQLPIGDSDRPQPHRSRAAPTIQMVDISFTYAGRKEPALKNVNLIIEGGKTTAIVGVNGAGKSTLAGILTGALVPDQGVLRVDGALAGSPLEAAFIGQSFVQLPDTLEANVTLGREPGSAFDAAVDASMQRDSLHPSVLSGAKYLGNGFANAFELSGGQWQKVALARARFAVETGTKLLVLDEPTARLDATSEVKFLDQFAELTGSVTTVVISHRFSTVRRADRIVVLDAGTVVESGSHDELVARDGHYASLYAAQTSSLASGS, encoded by the coding sequence GTGATCGCAACCTCGAGCTTCATGGCCGAGCTTGCCGGCGGGGGATCTAATGCGAGTGCATGGCTCATAGCGGTTGGAGCTCTTCTCATCGTCCAGCAGCTAGCACTGTATGGCCAACGTCTTCTCACTGAGTTGACTGCTAGCCGGGTCGACAGCAGGCTTGTTGCAGCCGCGATTGACGTGCGCAGCACAGCGCAGCTTGACTCTGCTTTCGGCGACGCGACCGGGGTCGGCGCCGATGTCGCTGAGCAATTGCGAAACGGGTGGCAGTCACCCGGTCGCGGAGTTGCGGCCCTCTTCCCTCTGGCCATCCGTATGCTTCAGGGGCTGTTGCTCGCCGTGCTTGTACTCGTCGCCGGGCATCCGGCCGCCGCAATCCTTTCGGCCAGCGCAGCAATTTGCCTTCGTGTTGCGTACACACGTTCCCTGCATTCCCTCGTGAGAGGCACGAAACGGTTGGAGGCGCTTCGCAGGCGCCGTGACTACGTTCGACGATTCGCAGCCAACCCGAATGACGCAGCCGATGTTCTGGTTTTCGGAATGGGTGGTTTTCTCGCTGCCAAGGATCACGATCATGCAGAGCAGTATTCGCGCGCGCTGTGGAAGCTAAAGCGTGCAAGCACGATCAGACCGCTTCTCTTAGCGCTTCTGGCGGGATTGTGCTGCGTGGCATTGGCGCTGGCGACGGTGGCTTTGACTGTGGGCCCGACGCGAGCCGTATTGATCGGACTGCAGGGCGTGATCATGATCGGACGGTTGGGCCGCTACTACCCGGAGTGTGATGCGTACATCGAATATGGCGCGCAGTCCCTCATGCAGCTTCCGATCGGTGACTCCGACCGACCGCAACCTCACCGATCACGTGCGGCTCCGACAATACAGATGGTGGATATTTCGTTCACATACGCGGGCCGCAAGGAACCCGCTCTCAAGAACGTCAACCTGATCATCGAAGGGGGGAAGACCACAGCGATCGTGGGAGTCAACGGTGCAGGAAAGTCCACCCTCGCTGGAATCCTTACGGGTGCGCTGGTGCCAGACCAGGGTGTGCTTCGGGTTGACGGCGCCCTGGCCGGTTCTCCGCTTGAGGCGGCTTTCATTGGACAGTCATTCGTACAGTTGCCGGACACGTTGGAAGCGAACGTCACTTTGGGGCGTGAACCTGGTTCTGCCTTTGATGCGGCGGTAGACGCGTCCATGCAGCGTGATTCGCTTCACCCATCCGTACTTAGCGGAGCGAAGTACCTGGGCAACGGGTTTGCTAACGCGTTCGAACTGTCCGGCGGACAGTGGCAAAAAGTAGCCCTTGCACGAGCGCGATTTGCCGTAGAGACCGGTACCAAGCTTCTGGTTCTTGATGAGCCGACGGCCCGCCTCGACGCCACATCCGAAGTGAAGTTCTTGGACCAATTCGCAGAGCTTACTGGGAGCGTGACGACGGTCGTCATCTCTCACCGCTTCTCCACCGTTCGCCGCGCCGACCGAATTGTCGTGTTAGACGCCGGAACCGTCGTCGAGTCAGGTTCCCACGACGAGCTCGTTGCGCGGGACGGCCACTACGCCAGCTTGTACGCAGCTCAGACTTCGTCGCTTGCGAGCGGCAGCTGA